CTGTCCTGCTTGCCGAAGCTCAGGAAACGGCTGCGCTGGCGAAACAGCATCTGCGAGCTTTCCACATGGGTGGAGAGCAGCCGCGACAACGAGAGATAGATGCGGCGCACTTCCTCAAGCTCGATCGGGTCGTTGAGCGAACGCAGCTTGCGCACTTCTTCCGCCGTCAACGTCAGCGGCGTATCGGCGCGAAAGCGTGACCATTCTTCCGCAGAGAAAAAGCGATAGGGCGAGACCGGATCGGTCAGCGCCTCGCCGGCATTGTCCTGCAGAAACGTGTCCTCGAACTCCTGGATCATGAAGGCGCGCGCCCCGCCTTTTCGGCAAGGCCGGACTGACCCGTGCGCCGCGCCAGCTCGTCCATCACCGCGGCAAGCGGAATATCGGCGATCTTCAGCACCACGAGGAGGTGATAGAGCAGGTCGGCGCTCTCGCTGGTCAGGTTCTCCCGATCCTCGGCGATGGCCGCGATAACGGTCTCGACCGCTTCTTCGCCCAGCTTCTTGGCGGCCCTGCTCTGTCCCTTGGAAACGAGCTTCGCCGTCCAGCTTTCCTCCGGCGAGGCCTTGGCGCGCTCGGCGACGATCGCCTCGAGATCGGCGAGTGTGAATTCCGACATATCCTTCCTCCCCGCCTCAGTCGAGACGCATGGCGATGCCGTGATCAGCCATATACTGTTTTGCCTCGCCGATGGAATAGGTACCAAAGTGGAAGATCGAGGCGGCCAGCACGGCCGTCGCGCGGCCCTCGCGAATGCCCTCGACCATGTGATCGAGATTGCCGACGCCGCCCGAGGCGATGACGGGAACCGAAACCGCATCGGCGATTGCCCGCGTCAGCTCCAGATCGAAGCCGGCCTTGGTGCCGTCACGGTCCATCGAGGTCAGCAGGATTTCGCCCGCGCCGCGCGCAACGACCTTTTTCGCAAACGCCACGACGTCGATGCCGGTCGGCTGGCGTCCGCCATGGGTATAGATTTCCCAGTTGCTTTCGCCCTCCATCGGGACTTCGGTCCGGCGCTTGGCGTCGATCGCCACCACGATGCACTGATTGCCGAACTTGTCGGCCGCCTCGGCGACGAAATCCGGGTTCTTCACCGCCGCCGAGTTGATCGACACCTTGTCTGCGCCACACAGCAGAAGCTTGCGGATGTCGGCCACCGTGCGCACCCCGCCGCCAACGGTGAGCGGCATGAAGCAGTGTTCGGCCGTGCGCGTCACCACA
This window of the Martelella lutilitoris genome carries:
- a CDS encoding phosphoribosyl-ATP diphosphatase, yielding MSEFTLADLEAIVAERAKASPEESWTAKLVSKGQSRAAKKLGEEAVETVIAAIAEDRENLTSESADLLYHLLVVLKIADIPLAAVMDELARRTGQSGLAEKAGRAPS
- the hisF gene encoding imidazole glycerol phosphate synthase subunit HisF; amino-acid sequence: MTLKARVIPCLDVKDGRVVKGVNFVDLIDAGDPVEAARAYDAAGADELCFLDITATSDNRETIFDVVTRTAEHCFMPLTVGGGVRTVADIRKLLLCGADKVSINSAAVKNPDFVAEAADKFGNQCIVVAIDAKRRTEVPMEGESNWEIYTHGGRQPTGIDVVAFAKKVVARGAGEILLTSMDRDGTKAGFDLELTRAIADAVSVPVIASGGVGNLDHMVEGIREGRATAVLAASIFHFGTYSIGEAKQYMADHGIAMRLD